A genomic stretch from Anoplopoma fimbria isolate UVic2021 breed Golden Eagle Sablefish chromosome 8, Afim_UVic_2022, whole genome shotgun sequence includes:
- the s1pr1 gene encoding sphingosine 1-phosphate receptor 1: protein MAEPDYSDLIAKHYNYTGKFRKTQQDSGLKADSVVFIIVCCFIILENILVLTTIWRTKKFHKPMYYFIGNLALSDLLAGVVYTANILLSGANTYKLTPTQWFIREGSMFVALAASVFSLLAIAIERHLTMLQMKLHNNGNTCRVFLLISAVWMVAAVLGGLPVMGWNCIRSVTRCSTVLPLYHKTYILFCTTVFSIILMAIVVLYARIYALVRTRSRKLVFRKVTNGRGSAGANIKSSEKSMALLKTVIIVLSCFIACWAPLFILLLLDAACETLSCPILYKAEWFLALAVLNSAMNPLIYTLTSNEMRRAFLKTLLCCTACLRPNAKSSGPIMGAEFSRSRSDNSSHPNKEEAEYSPRETTSGRVTSSS, encoded by the coding sequence ATGGCTGAGCCCGACTACTCCGACCTGATCGCCAAACACTACAACTACACCGGCAAGTTCCGAAAGACGCAGCAGGACTCGGGCCTGAAGGCCGACTCGGTGGTCTTCATCATCGTGTGCTGCTTCATCATCCTGGAGAACATCCTGGTCTTGACCACCATCTGGAGGACCAAGAAGTTCCACAAGCCCATGTACTACTTCATCGGGAACCTGGCGCTGTCGGACCTGCTGGCCGGCGTCGTGTACACCGCCAACATCCTGCTGTCCGGCGCCAACACCTACAAGCTGACTCCGACGCAGTGGTTCATCCGGGAGGGCAGCATGTTCGTGGCTCTGGCGGCGTCCGTCTTCAGCCTGCTGGCCATCGCCATCGAGCGCCACCTCACCATGCTGCAGATGAAGCTGCACAACAACGGAAACACGTGCCGCGTCTTCCTGCTCATCAGCGCTGTGTGGATGGTGGCGGCGGTGCTGGGCGGCCTGCCGGTGATGGGCTGGAACTGCATCCGCAGCGTTACGCGCTGCTCCACGGTGCTGCCGCTCTACCACAAGACCTACATCCTGTTCTGCACCACAGTCTTCAGCATCATCCTCATGGCCATTGTGGTGCTCTACGCCCGCATCTACGCGCTGGTTCGCACGCGCAGCCGCAAACTCGTCTTCCGCAAAGTGACCAACGGCCGCGGCAGCGCCGGCGCCAACATCAAGAGCTCGGAGAAGTCCATGGCGCTGCTGAAGACCGTCATCATCGTCCTGAGCTGCTTCATCGCCTGCTGGGCGCCGCTCTTCATCCTCCTGCTGCTGGACGCCGCGTGCGAGACGCTGAGCTGCCCGATCCTCTACAAGGCCGAGTGGTTCCTGGCGCTCGCCGTCCTAAACTCCGCCATGAACCCGCTCATCTACACGCTGACCAGCAACGAGATGCGCCGTGCATTCCTCAAGACGCTGCTCTGCTGCACCGCCTGCCTGCGGCCCAACGCCAAGTCCAGCGGGCCCATCATGGGGGCGGAGTTCAGCCGCAGCAGGTCGGATAACTCCTCCCACCCCAACAAGGAGGAGGCAGAGTATTCGCCGAGGGAGACGACCTCGGGACGCGTCACCTCGTCCTCCTAA